The following are from one region of the Alicyclobacillus fastidiosus genome:
- a CDS encoding class I SAM-dependent methyltransferase yields MTQNWNHPDTARLWDAKGNRRNPIRFEQLDILVSILESAYAKDAWILDLGYGSGQVEKLIFERLPEASVVGVDNSEAMMELAKQRLSENTSRFVSVRHDLGDIDTLSLPNHKYQFVIAIQSLHHLSKEQMQAVYRYIYRTLEPGGLFLLLDRLQVETKGLWEVYHTVWARQDRLYESTVASHEGTSFEDHQRTVLDRGDYPVLLDEHLEWLRKSGFEAACLHAHGHRALIVGRKPLA; encoded by the coding sequence TTGACTCAGAATTGGAATCATCCAGATACGGCGAGGCTTTGGGATGCAAAAGGCAATCGCCGCAATCCGATTCGCTTCGAACAGTTGGACATTCTTGTTTCCATATTGGAAAGCGCGTATGCCAAAGACGCCTGGATACTGGACCTTGGGTACGGATCTGGCCAGGTTGAGAAATTGATCTTCGAACGTTTGCCCGAGGCGTCAGTGGTCGGAGTGGACAATTCCGAAGCGATGATGGAACTGGCAAAGCAGCGTCTTAGTGAAAACACCAGTCGCTTTGTGTCCGTTCGCCACGACTTGGGTGACATCGATACGCTCTCGCTGCCAAATCACAAATATCAGTTTGTCATCGCCATCCAATCGCTGCACCACCTTTCGAAAGAGCAGATGCAGGCTGTCTATCGATACATATACCGGACGCTCGAACCAGGTGGCCTATTTTTGTTACTCGACAGGTTACAGGTCGAAACAAAGGGGCTGTGGGAGGTCTATCACACGGTCTGGGCCCGCCAAGATCGACTGTACGAGTCGACGGTTGCCTCGCATGAAGGAACGAGTTTCGAAGACCATCAGCGGACTGTACTCGACCGGGGGGACTATCCGGTGCTGTTGGACGAACACCTCGAGTGGCTTCGCAAGTCGGGTTTCGAAGCGGCTTGTCTACATGCACATGGTCATCGCGCGTTGATCGTCGGGCGCAAACCACTGGCTTGA
- a CDS encoding amino acid ABC transporter substrate-binding protein, with amino-acid sequence MHTKHKKWMSLSLGPIVMLAALTGCGVGNSSNAGSQNGVNGTSPGEASTQVNGQTLAQVKKSGELKIGTEGTYAPFTYHNSQEQLTGFDVELAQQVAKQLGVKADFVETPWDGMFAGLNDKRFDMIANEVGITSDRQKSFLFSNPYIRSASVVIVRANDNKIHSFKDLQGVSVAQSLTSNYAAQAKANGAKITDVQGFNEAIQLVKSGRAEATINDKLSFLQMQKQNPNMGLKIAATANDSTPCGFMFRKDEGDLQTAVNAALHTLIQNGTYDKISDKYFGTNVLK; translated from the coding sequence GTGCACACCAAACACAAGAAGTGGATGAGTTTGAGCCTGGGGCCCATCGTGATGCTAGCGGCGTTGACCGGGTGCGGAGTCGGGAATTCTTCGAACGCTGGATCGCAAAATGGCGTGAACGGTACGTCGCCAGGTGAAGCGTCGACGCAAGTGAATGGGCAAACTTTGGCGCAGGTCAAGAAGAGTGGCGAGCTGAAAATCGGCACCGAAGGCACGTACGCACCATTTACGTACCACAATAGTCAAGAGCAACTGACTGGATTCGACGTGGAACTTGCCCAACAAGTAGCCAAGCAACTCGGCGTCAAGGCCGATTTTGTCGAGACGCCTTGGGACGGGATGTTTGCGGGCCTCAACGACAAGCGCTTTGACATGATAGCAAACGAAGTTGGCATAACGTCCGATCGGCAAAAGTCGTTTTTGTTTTCTAATCCGTACATCCGATCCGCCTCGGTCGTCATCGTCCGCGCAAACGACAACAAAATTCACTCGTTCAAAGATTTGCAGGGCGTGAGTGTCGCGCAGTCCTTGACGAGCAATTACGCTGCACAAGCCAAGGCGAACGGCGCGAAGATCACGGACGTGCAGGGCTTTAATGAAGCCATTCAGCTTGTGAAGTCGGGCAGGGCTGAGGCGACCATCAACGACAAGCTATCGTTTCTGCAAATGCAGAAGCAGAACCCGAACATGGGCCTGAAGATCGCCGCTACAGCGAACGACTCGACGCCATGTGGATTTATGTTCCGCAAGGACGAAGGGGACCTTCAAACGGCGGTAAATGCTGCACTTCATACATTGATTCAAAATGGGACGTACGACAAAATCTCGGACAAGTACTTTGGAACGAACGTTCTAAAGTGA
- a CDS encoding LysR family transcriptional regulator substrate-binding protein, whose translation MCSTKKQRLAHAILPCNAARTAVKGDTEPAGTLTISAVESLCTYRLSPVLAAYRSRYPDVQLILRTGICATMRREVLGGEVDLAFTLEEPGVDERITFERLLDEPMLILVQPGHPLTRKDAIYPHDLEGETVLLTEPGCRYRSMFETALASAGVQTMTMEFSSVEAIKQCTMAGLGVTLLPEIAVASEVERGMLSVVPWRGPDIPVITQMLWHRDKWMSPALKAFIEMSRELIGPFEESSFAVL comes from the coding sequence ATGTGTTCGACGAAGAAACAGCGCCTGGCCCACGCGATCCTCCCTTGCAATGCGGCGCGCACCGCCGTCAAAGGGGACACGGAACCGGCAGGCACGCTTACCATCAGCGCCGTTGAAAGCCTATGCACGTATCGGTTGTCCCCAGTGCTCGCCGCTTATCGATCCCGCTACCCTGACGTTCAACTCATCTTGCGCACCGGAATTTGCGCCACGATGCGCCGTGAGGTCCTTGGGGGAGAGGTAGATTTGGCATTCACGCTGGAGGAACCGGGCGTTGACGAACGTATCACGTTTGAGCGACTGCTCGACGAGCCGATGCTGATACTGGTCCAGCCGGGACATCCGTTGACACGCAAAGATGCGATTTATCCACATGACCTCGAGGGCGAGACCGTGTTGTTGACCGAGCCTGGCTGCCGTTATCGGTCGATGTTTGAAACGGCACTGGCGTCTGCTGGCGTGCAGACGATGACGATGGAGTTTTCGAGCGTAGAGGCCATCAAGCAGTGTACGATGGCGGGCCTGGGTGTCACGTTACTGCCAGAAATTGCAGTGGCGAGTGAAGTCGAGCGTGGGATGCTTAGTGTCGTCCCATGGCGTGGTCCAGATATCCCGGTAATCACGCAGATGTTGTGGCATAGGGACAAGTGGATGTCGCCCGCGCTCAAAGCGTTCATCGAGATGTCGAGGGAGCTCATCGGGCCTTTCGAGGAATCTTCGTTCGCAGTGCTTTGA
- a CDS encoding MGMT family protein, translating to MTPFTLRVVQIIQNIPQGKVMTYGQIARLAGSPRGARQVVRVLHSLSKPYKLPWHRVINSKGQLGLKDESYLIQKLSLETEGVQFTSGNGIDLERYQFHPDVLTTGDSHPRDGESGGE from the coding sequence ATGACTCCCTTTACTTTGCGCGTGGTGCAAATCATTCAGAATATCCCTCAGGGGAAGGTCATGACGTACGGGCAAATCGCCAGACTCGCCGGGAGTCCCAGAGGTGCGAGGCAAGTGGTTCGAGTGCTTCACTCGCTGAGCAAACCGTATAAATTACCTTGGCATCGCGTAATCAATTCAAAAGGACAACTAGGTCTGAAAGATGAGTCGTATTTAATTCAAAAGCTGTCGTTGGAGACGGAAGGCGTACAGTTTACGAGTGGGAATGGCATTGACTTGGAACGGTATCAGTTCCATCCGGACGTGCTGACCACCGGCGATAGCCACCCACGTGATGGCGAAAGTGGTGGGGAATAG
- the crcB gene encoding fluoride efflux transporter CrcB, with product MNVVLPVLVGVGSAIGAVARYGVGVFIGRVNHSAFPWGTWLINVIGTALLGLFTLNLQSASPDLFLLLGTGFCGGFTTFSTLSVETVTLYRANRLLSLFYLFSSLGVGLILAWLINLWA from the coding sequence ATGAATGTGGTTCTCCCTGTGCTGGTTGGTGTCGGCTCTGCCATCGGAGCAGTGGCACGATATGGCGTTGGCGTTTTCATTGGACGCGTGAATCACTCAGCGTTCCCATGGGGAACGTGGCTGATCAACGTCATCGGAACCGCGCTTTTGGGGTTGTTTACGCTCAATTTGCAAAGCGCGTCTCCAGACCTTTTTCTGTTGCTCGGGACAGGATTCTGTGGTGGCTTTACCACCTTTTCCACACTGTCGGTCGAAACCGTTACTCTGTATCGGGCAAATCGGCTTTTAAGTCTTTTCTATCTATTTAGCTCCCTTGGCGTGGGCCTGATTTTGGCCTGGCTGATCAACCTGTGGGCATAA
- a CDS encoding LrgB family protein, with amino-acid sequence MAIEIVSFLVTVLFFVLCRWIYKQAKFDLLTPILTTPILLVLVLLVAHIPYGSYRAGTSIITYFLQPATVAFAVPLYQNFQLLRKNVLEMVVSICSGVVIAISVAFFLGKVLHLNLTLIKSMVPKSITTPIAMDVSTAIGGNPTLTAVFVIITALTGITIGPVVIRLLRVRTPIARGVLFGTSSHSAGTSKAFEYGEVEGAMSSISMIIAAIVTLFIAPYLVPAL; translated from the coding sequence ATGGCCATTGAGATCGTCAGCTTCCTTGTAACCGTCTTGTTTTTTGTCCTGTGCCGGTGGATCTACAAGCAGGCGAAGTTTGACTTACTGACGCCGATCTTAACCACACCGATTCTCTTGGTGCTCGTCTTGCTCGTCGCACACATCCCGTATGGAAGCTATCGGGCGGGTACGTCCATCATCACTTACTTTCTGCAACCGGCTACCGTTGCGTTCGCCGTGCCTTTGTACCAGAACTTCCAGTTGCTCAGGAAAAACGTCTTGGAGATGGTCGTCAGTATTTGTTCGGGCGTGGTGATCGCTATCTCCGTTGCGTTTTTCTTGGGCAAAGTGCTTCATCTCAATCTGACGCTGATCAAAAGTATGGTCCCCAAGAGCATCACGACGCCGATCGCGATGGACGTGTCGACCGCGATCGGGGGAAATCCTACGTTAACTGCGGTATTCGTGATCATTACGGCGCTCACAGGCATCACCATCGGCCCGGTGGTCATTCGTTTGCTGCGAGTGCGAACGCCGATTGCGAGAGGCGTTTTATTCGGCACGAGTTCACACTCCGCTGGAACGAGCAAAGCGTTTGAGTACGGCGAAGTGGAGGGCGCGATGAGCAGTATTTCGATGATTATCGCTGCGATTGTGACGCTGTTCATCGCACCCTATTTGGTCCCGGCTCTGTAG
- a CDS encoding MarR family transcriptional regulator — MDAEQDEIGQIEYQVAILIRRAMAFSTLYKQLGAIDRPGYLLLRQLNESGVVGLKELADEHHLDRSTISRQIAALEFKGLVRRIPDPIDGRMSLFDITKAGLEELNKTKQIRHDRYAALLKLWSDDDLVKFGELLALLNRTFID, encoded by the coding sequence GTGGATGCAGAACAAGATGAAATCGGGCAAATCGAATACCAAGTGGCCATCTTAATTCGCAGAGCGATGGCGTTTAGCACGTTGTACAAACAACTAGGCGCGATCGACAGACCCGGCTACCTGCTTTTGCGCCAACTGAACGAGTCCGGTGTCGTGGGGCTCAAGGAACTGGCGGATGAGCACCATTTGGACAGATCGACGATCAGTCGCCAGATCGCCGCCCTGGAGTTCAAGGGGCTGGTCAGGCGAATTCCAGACCCGATCGACGGGCGAATGAGTTTGTTTGACATCACCAAGGCGGGGCTTGAAGAACTAAATAAAACCAAACAAATTCGACACGATAGATATGCAGCGTTGTTAAAGCTTTGGTCGGACGATGACTTGGTCAAATTCGGCGAATTGTTGGCACTGCTTAATCGGACGTTTATCGATTGA
- a CDS encoding CrcB family protein, with product MNNIMAIFIGGIIGGASRCGLGFIIPAPSGFPLDILVINLVGSLALGTLNGVAASTKMKPWLRNGIGTGMIGSFTTFSTFCVGTIRLAQVHALSALVYVAISLIAGPLLALSGERTALWVVTRKETEVGEVSA from the coding sequence TTGAACAATATCATGGCTATTTTTATCGGCGGTATCATCGGTGGTGCGAGTCGCTGTGGGTTGGGATTCATCATCCCTGCCCCTAGCGGATTCCCGCTCGATATTCTGGTCATCAACTTAGTCGGATCGCTTGCGCTCGGAACATTGAACGGCGTAGCCGCCAGCACGAAGATGAAACCCTGGTTACGCAACGGAATCGGCACGGGCATGATCGGCTCATTTACTACGTTTTCGACGTTTTGCGTTGGAACCATCCGCCTCGCCCAGGTACACGCCCTATCTGCTCTCGTCTACGTGGCAATTAGTCTCATTGCGGGTCCCCTGCTCGCGCTCTCAGGCGAGCGCACCGCGCTTTGGGTAGTCACGCGAAAGGAAACAGAAGTCGGGGAGGTTTCAGCATGA
- a CDS encoding amino acid ABC transporter ATP-binding protein, which yields MIQVEDLHKRFGDLEVLKGIHLQIDEGETVVVIGPSGSGKTTLLRCINLLEIPTSGRLQVADANLVFQPGAHLKMRELIPFRRNSGMVFQGYNLFPHMTALQNVMEGLVTVLKWPKAKAAEHAASMLGKVGLRDKRDAYPHQLSGGQQQRVGIARAMAMNPHVILFDEPTSALDPELVGEVLAVMRSLAQEGMTMVVVTHEMSFARDVADRIVFMDGGVIAAAGTPDEIFHQDGNQRLGQFLRRIVNPAAVQDPSR from the coding sequence GTGATTCAAGTGGAGGATTTGCATAAACGATTTGGCGATCTCGAGGTGTTAAAGGGCATTCACTTGCAAATTGACGAGGGTGAGACGGTGGTGGTGATCGGGCCGTCGGGCTCCGGCAAGACGACGCTGTTGCGCTGCATCAACCTTCTCGAGATCCCTACGTCCGGGCGCCTGCAGGTCGCGGACGCCAACCTCGTATTTCAACCGGGCGCGCATCTGAAGATGAGAGAGCTGATTCCATTTCGTCGCAATAGCGGGATGGTGTTTCAAGGTTACAACCTATTCCCGCACATGACCGCTTTGCAGAACGTGATGGAGGGACTCGTGACGGTGCTCAAGTGGCCCAAGGCGAAGGCGGCCGAGCATGCGGCGAGCATGCTTGGCAAAGTTGGGCTCCGAGACAAGCGCGACGCATATCCTCATCAGTTGTCGGGAGGGCAGCAGCAGCGCGTCGGGATCGCCCGAGCGATGGCGATGAATCCGCACGTGATTCTGTTCGACGAGCCGACATCGGCGCTGGATCCAGAACTCGTCGGCGAAGTTCTCGCCGTGATGCGCAGTTTGGCACAGGAGGGAATGACGATGGTCGTCGTCACGCACGAAATGTCGTTTGCGCGCGACGTCGCCGACAGAATTGTGTTCATGGACGGAGGGGTCATCGCGGCAGCAGGTACCCCTGACGAAATTTTCCACCAGGACGGCAATCAGCGACTCGGCCAGTTTCTGCGGCGCATCGTCAACCCGGCTGCTGTTCAAGACCCGTCGCGGTGA
- a CDS encoding sugar porter family MFS transporter: protein MSSPQKASVGFVTLVSIVAAIGGLLFGYDTAVISGATPFMQVKFDLGPGMIGWAVSCLMVGAIIGAGFAGTLSDRFGRKKMLIAAAILFSIGSLGSALAASITEFVVARIIGGIGIGVSSTLVPLYIAEIAPTKHRGRLVSLNQLAVVIGISAIYFVNRMVVDTGSHTWDVNTGWRWMFGLGIVPGIIFMALLFTVPESPRWLEKQGKSEVAQHILQRVNGTEAAMAEIANIRHSLQTETGTIAHLFKPGFRIALLVGVIIAILQQVTGINAIMYYAPEIFKQTGAGTNSTMTETIIVGLVNLVFTLVSLWLIDKVGRKVLLLVGSAVMTVSLFIIGYAFHSGHTGTLVLILILLFVAAFAVSFGPIVWLIIAEIFPTRVRGRATAVASVALWAADYLVSQMFPILLNGAGAATTFWVFCLMSAFAFCFTLWVVPETKGKSLEQIEQSWSAANEPTLTS from the coding sequence ATGAGTTCTCCGCAGAAAGCCAGTGTTGGCTTTGTGACATTAGTGTCGATTGTGGCCGCCATCGGCGGTTTACTATTCGGATACGACACTGCAGTGATTTCAGGTGCAACTCCGTTTATGCAAGTCAAGTTTGACCTTGGCCCGGGCATGATTGGCTGGGCAGTATCTTGCCTCATGGTCGGTGCCATTATCGGGGCAGGCTTCGCTGGTACGCTCAGCGATCGATTTGGGCGCAAAAAGATGCTCATCGCAGCAGCCATCCTGTTTTCGATTGGGTCCCTCGGCTCTGCGCTTGCTGCAAGCATCACCGAATTCGTGGTGGCGCGAATCATTGGCGGGATCGGCATTGGCGTCTCCTCGACGCTTGTTCCTTTATACATCGCCGAGATTGCCCCAACAAAGCACCGTGGTCGGTTGGTTTCTCTCAATCAACTTGCCGTGGTCATCGGCATTTCAGCCATCTATTTCGTCAATCGAATGGTCGTCGACACAGGTTCCCACACGTGGGATGTCAATACCGGCTGGCGCTGGATGTTTGGCCTCGGCATCGTTCCCGGCATCATCTTTATGGCCCTCTTGTTCACCGTGCCAGAGAGCCCGAGATGGCTTGAGAAACAAGGAAAATCGGAAGTTGCGCAACATATCCTCCAGCGAGTAAACGGAACTGAAGCCGCCATGGCCGAAATTGCCAACATCCGACACTCGCTTCAAACGGAAACCGGAACCATCGCGCATCTATTCAAACCGGGCTTTCGAATCGCGCTTCTCGTCGGCGTCATCATCGCCATCTTGCAACAAGTGACGGGTATCAACGCCATCATGTACTACGCTCCTGAGATCTTCAAACAAACGGGCGCCGGCACCAACTCAACGATGACCGAAACGATTATCGTCGGGCTCGTCAATCTCGTATTTACACTCGTTTCGTTGTGGCTCATCGACAAGGTGGGGCGCAAGGTCCTGTTACTGGTCGGTTCAGCCGTCATGACCGTCAGCCTCTTCATCATCGGCTACGCGTTTCACTCAGGACACACCGGTACACTCGTACTGATTCTCATTCTATTGTTCGTAGCTGCATTCGCCGTCTCGTTTGGCCCGATTGTGTGGCTTATCATCGCGGAGATATTCCCCACGCGCGTCCGCGGTCGTGCCACAGCAGTGGCGTCTGTAGCCCTGTGGGCGGCGGATTACCTCGTTTCGCAGATGTTCCCAATTCTCCTCAATGGAGCAGGAGCAGCCACGACGTTCTGGGTGTTCTGTCTGATGTCCGCCTTCGCGTTCTGCTTCACCTTGTGGGTCGTGCCAGAGACCAAAGGAAAGTCATTGGAGCAAATCGAACAGAGTTGGAGCGCGGCAAATGAGCCGACGCTCACGAGCTGA
- a CDS encoding amino acid ABC transporter permease: MEAGPLQLMLNSLWPIFVAGLERTVPLAVVTFILGMALAVLTALARLSKLGWLRGIAWFYVWVFRGTPLLVQLFIIFYGLPYLGLTLGNWTSAIIGFTLNVGAYASETIRASILSVPKGQWEAAYSLGMNGGQALRRIIIPQATRVSVPPLANEFIGLVKDTSLAAVITVPELFQKAQDIVGSTFKPFPVYVDAAIVYLAFCTVLAWLQHKLERRLSRYVVS; the protein is encoded by the coding sequence ATGGAAGCTGGACCTTTGCAACTGATGTTGAACTCCCTGTGGCCTATTTTCGTGGCGGGCTTGGAACGTACGGTCCCGCTCGCCGTCGTCACGTTCATCTTGGGCATGGCCTTGGCGGTGCTCACGGCACTGGCGCGATTGTCGAAACTTGGGTGGCTTCGGGGGATTGCGTGGTTCTATGTGTGGGTGTTTCGTGGTACCCCTCTGTTGGTGCAGTTGTTCATCATCTTTTACGGTCTGCCGTATCTTGGCCTGACGCTTGGGAATTGGACTTCGGCCATCATTGGGTTCACGCTGAACGTGGGAGCCTACGCATCTGAGACGATTCGTGCCTCCATCCTGTCGGTGCCAAAGGGGCAGTGGGAAGCGGCGTATTCACTGGGGATGAATGGGGGGCAGGCGTTGCGTCGCATCATCATTCCCCAGGCCACGCGAGTCAGTGTTCCGCCGCTGGCCAATGAGTTTATCGGCCTTGTGAAGGACACCTCGCTCGCCGCTGTGATCACCGTCCCGGAATTGTTTCAGAAGGCGCAGGACATTGTGGGCTCGACGTTCAAACCATTCCCCGTCTATGTCGATGCGGCCATTGTCTATTTGGCGTTTTGCACGGTGCTCGCCTGGCTGCAACACAAACTAGAACGCCGCCTGAGCCGCTACGTGGTGAGTTAG
- a CDS encoding CidA/LrgA family protein has translation MKQIYAIGILVLLSLTGDAVTMLTHVSVPGSIIGLILLWVLLQCRVIPVHWVEPGSKVLLSQMLLFFVPSAVGVIQYLPLLKTEGLQLVLVIALSTIAVMIVSGGMTELLVSIKRRMRHGH, from the coding sequence ATGAAACAAATATACGCGATTGGCATACTGGTCCTGTTATCGCTCACCGGCGATGCCGTGACGATGCTCACGCACGTGAGTGTGCCCGGCAGCATTATCGGGTTGATTCTTCTGTGGGTTCTGCTGCAATGCCGGGTGATTCCAGTACATTGGGTGGAACCGGGATCGAAAGTTCTATTGTCGCAGATGCTGCTATTCTTTGTACCGTCTGCGGTCGGGGTCATTCAGTACCTTCCCTTGTTGAAAACTGAGGGGTTGCAATTGGTGTTGGTCATCGCCTTGAGCACCATTGCCGTGATGATCGTCAGCGGAGGTATGACCGAACTACTTGTCTCCATTAAACGGAGAATGCGCCATGGCCATTGA